The following proteins are encoded in a genomic region of Arcobacter cloacae:
- the istB gene encoding IS21-like element helper ATPase IstB — protein sequence MRNKNTTNLRNSGPVNLENGSLKANIESYCKLLSLSSVADNYESAALDAAKAKLSYQDYLYKLLQQQIVDRVDRSVNARIKKAGFKYMATLDEFDFSFQPQIDEKLIRELATLSFLDSATNVLLVGAPGVGKTHLSIALGLEATKQRRRVKFISAEDLTNELIAANHSNTITDYLESMSRIELLIIDEIGYLDLSREVASLFFRLISKRYEKSSTIITSNKEFQEWGQIFNDDVIATAILDRLLHHSHPFLINGPSYRMKDLLPKSKKKQNLENKNNEI from the coding sequence ATGAGAAATAAAAATACTACAAACTTAAGAAACAGTGGACCAGTTAATTTAGAGAATGGTTCACTAAAAGCAAATATAGAGAGTTATTGTAAACTTTTATCTCTTTCATCAGTGGCAGATAATTATGAAAGTGCAGCACTTGATGCTGCTAAAGCAAAACTATCATATCAAGATTATCTGTATAAACTATTGCAACAACAAATAGTTGATAGAGTAGATAGAAGTGTAAATGCTAGAATTAAAAAAGCAGGATTCAAATATATGGCAACTTTGGATGAGTTTGATTTTAGCTTTCAACCTCAAATAGATGAAAAACTAATACGAGAATTAGCAACTCTAAGCTTTTTAGATAGTGCTACAAATGTACTTTTAGTTGGTGCTCCAGGAGTTGGAAAAACTCATCTTTCAATAGCATTAGGACTTGAAGCCACCAAACAAAGAAGAAGAGTAAAATTTATAAGTGCTGAAGATTTAACCAATGAACTAATAGCTGCAAATCACTCTAATACTATAACAGATTATCTTGAAAGTATGAGTAGAATAGAGTTACTAATAATTGATGAAATTGGATACTTAGACCTTTCAAGAGAAGTAGCATCACTTTTTTTTAGACTTATTTCAAAGAGATATGAAAAATCTTCAACAATAATTACATCAAATAAAGAATTTCAAGAATGGGGACAGATATTTAATGATGATGTGATAGCAACAGCAATACTAGATAGACTTTTACATCATTCACATCCATTTTTAATAAATGGTCCAAGTTATAGAATGAAAGATTTATTGCCAAAAAGTAAAAAGAAACAAAATTTAGAGAATAAAAATAACGAAATTTAA
- the istA gene encoding IS21 family transposase: protein MEDWVTIRNLKKKDPNLGTRTIALMLGISRNTVKKALLNDELPLYNRGEKKINEAVEPFIDFIKESFLKKNLKASRILKDIKSKGYRGSQYALYAYIREILKPIANDVSKNSPHAYMRYETKPAEQMQYDWSPYTVTIGENLVKINIHQTILGFSRYKFYDVSLNVSGSDVYTALEESFIFFGGVCERIQVDNATVFITNASKDNLIWNPRFLSLCGLYGIKPTRSMPSHPWSKGKVESPFSYLETHFISGNEFKSFEDLRERLKQFQDEHNLEIHGTTKQISKILFEKEEQSFLKPLPINPITGELKRYVGFKEEFRKANSECLVSYKGNKYSVPHYFASKEVWLRVLYGTTLQIYSSKNKLIATHTISLKKGEVLVNKEHFNGYRKENQFDSIAISISRLIKRFANYINIHKFIENIKVQKRISPAYHLYKIANLFEYYDEADCIMAMEEAISLNIYSFSFIKGTITHQTKPKNEQLNLFNIKLPQANIKRDLGDYKI from the coding sequence ATGGAGGATTGGGTAACTATTCGTAATCTAAAAAAGAAAGATCCAAACTTAGGAACTAGAACAATTGCTTTAATGTTAGGTATTAGTAGAAATACTGTAAAAAAAGCATTATTAAATGATGAATTACCTTTATATAACAGAGGTGAGAAAAAAATAAATGAAGCAGTTGAACCATTTATTGATTTTATCAAAGAGTCATTTTTAAAGAAAAATTTAAAAGCTAGTAGAATTTTAAAAGATATAAAATCAAAAGGATATAGAGGAAGTCAATATGCTTTATATGCTTACATAAGAGAAATTTTAAAACCAATAGCAAACGATGTAAGTAAAAATTCACCTCATGCTTACATGAGATATGAAACAAAACCAGCTGAACAGATGCAATATGATTGGAGTCCATATACAGTTACTATTGGTGAAAATCTTGTAAAAATAAATATACATCAAACAATCTTAGGATTTAGTAGATATAAATTTTATGATGTAAGTTTAAATGTATCAGGAAGTGATGTATATACAGCATTAGAAGAGAGTTTTATCTTCTTTGGAGGAGTTTGTGAAAGAATACAAGTTGATAATGCAACAGTATTTATAACAAATGCTTCTAAAGATAATCTTATTTGGAATCCAAGATTTTTATCATTGTGTGGATTGTATGGAATAAAACCAACAAGAAGTATGCCATCACATCCATGGAGTAAAGGTAAAGTTGAATCACCTTTTAGTTATCTTGAAACACATTTTATTAGTGGTAATGAATTTAAAAGCTTTGAAGATTTAAGAGAACGATTAAAACAATTTCAAGATGAGCATAATTTAGAGATTCATGGCACAACTAAACAAATTTCAAAAATACTCTTTGAAAAAGAGGAACAAAGTTTTTTAAAACCACTACCAATAAATCCAATAACTGGGGAATTAAAACGATATGTTGGATTTAAAGAAGAGTTTAGAAAGGCAAATTCTGAATGTTTAGTCTCTTACAAAGGTAATAAATATTCAGTTCCACATTACTTTGCAAGTAAAGAGGTTTGGTTAAGAGTATTATATGGAACAACTTTGCAAATATACTCAAGTAAAAATAAACTAATAGCAACTCATACAATTAGCCTTAAAAAAGGTGAAGTCCTTGTTAATAAAGAGCATTTCAATGGATATAGAAAAGAAAATCAGTTTGATTCAATTGCAATTTCAATATCAAGACTTATAAAAAGATTTGCTAACTACATAAATATTCATAAATTCATTGAAAATATTAAAGTTCAAAAAAGAATTAGCCCAGCTTATCACCTTTATAAAATAGCAAACTTGTTTGAATACTACGATGAGGCTGATTGTATTATGGCAATGGAAGAAGCAATTAGTTTAAATATTTATAGCTTCTCTTTTATCAAAGGAACAATTACACATCAAACCAAGCCAAAAAATGAACAGTTAAATCTGTTTAATATCAAATTACCCCAAGCAAATATAAAAAGAGATTTAGGAGATTATAAAATATGA